Sequence from the Microbacterium dextranolyticum genome:
CAGCAGGAGCGCGATGCCGATCACGCCCCAGAACCAGGGGGTGCGCACGATGTTCCGCAGCGCGTTCATTCAAGTTCTCCTTCGACCTCGTCGACGAGCGCGTCCGTGCGCGCCTCCGCCTTCTCGCCCGAGTCGGCGGCGATGATCGAGACGATCCGCTCCGCCGTGACATCGGGTCCGTTGACGACCTCGCCGACCTTCTGGTGGTCCTTCATGATGAGGATGCGCTCGGACAGGCGCACGACCTCTTCGAGCTCGGACGAGATGAACACGACGCTCATCCCGCCTTCGGCGAGCTCGGCAACCGTCTCCTGGATGTCCGCCTTGGCGCCCACGTCGATTCCGCGGGTCGGCTCGTCCAGCAGCAGCAGCTCCGGGTCGGTGGCCAGCCAGCGACCGAGGAGCACCTTCTGCTGGTTACCGCCGGAGAGCAGCCGGATCGGCCGATCGGGGTCGTTGGGACGCACGCTGAAGCGCTCCATGTAGGTCTTGACCATGCGGTCGACGTCGCGCGCCGGCACGCGGCGCATCCACCCGCGCTGGGCCTGCACGGCCAGCATGATGTTCTCGCGGATGCTGAGGTCGCCGACGATGCCGTCTTCGCGGCGGTTCTCGGTCGAATACGCGATGTGGTTCGCCAGACCCGAGACCGGCGACGAAATAGTGGTCTTCTTGCCCTTGAGGCGCACGGTGCCCGCATCGGGCTTGTCGGCGCCGAAGATCAGGCGGGCGAGCTCCGTGCGTCCCGAGCCGAGCAGACCGGCGAAGCCGACCACCTCGCCCTTGTGGATCTCGATGTCGGTGGGAGTGAGCGAGCCCTTGCGGCCCAGCTCGTCGGCCGCGTAGACCGGTGTCTGGGTGCGGTCGCGCTCGTCGACCTGGCGGTTCGAGCCGAGAGCCCGCAGCGCATTGATGTCCTTGCCGATCATCTTCGAGATGAGCTCGGTGCGGTCGAGGTCGCGCTTGAGGTATTCGCCGACGAAGCCGCCGTTGCGCAGCACCGTGATGCGGTCGCTGATCGCGTACACCTGGTCGAGGAAGTGCGAGACGAACAGGATCGCAACGCCCTGGTCGCGCAGGCGCCGGATGACGCCGAAGAGCATCTCGACTTCGGCGGCGTCGAGGCTGGAGGTGGGCTCGTCGAGGATGAGCACCTTCGACTTCGTCACCATGGCGCGGCTGATCGCGACGAGCTGCTGCAGGGCGATCGAGATCGACGAGAGCGGCGCCCGCGTGTCGAGGTCGCCGAGGCCCATGTCCGCGAGCACCTCGTGTGCCCGCGCATGGGTCTTGCGCCAGTTGATGCCGACGAGACCGCGGGTCTCGTGCCCCAGCATGACGTTCTCACCGATGGTGAGGTTGGTGCACAGGTTCACTTCCTGATACACCGTGGAGATTCCGGCGGCCTGAGCGGATGCGGTTCCGGAGAACCGGCGCTCGGTGCCGAAGACCAGGATCGACCCGGAGTCGATCTGGTAGACGCCGGTGAGAGCTTTGATGAGCGTCGACTTACCGGCGCCGTTCTCACCCATGAGAGTGTGGACCTCGCCGGGCAGCAGGCGGAAATTCACTTCGTCGAGCGCTTTGACGCCCGGGAAAGTGATCGACGCACCGCGCACTTCGACGATCGGGAGAGGTTCGTTGGCCACGTGCTGACTTCCTCGATGATCGGTATCGGACGGGTCGGCAGCCAGTCGGAGGACGGGGGCGCCTCGAGGGCGCCCCCATCCGCCTTACCGTGAGCCGGCTCGGGTGGTGTGACTCAGAAGCCGAGTCCGCTGTCGAGGGCCTTCTTGGCAGCCTCGGGCGAGTCGAACGTGGCGCTCTTGACGATGATGGTGGAGTCGACCTTCTCGCCGGCGAGGGCCTTGTTGACGGCATCCACCGCGTCGGTTCCGAAGAACGGGTTGTACTGGGCGACGAAGCTCAGGTCACCCTTGGACAGCGCCTCGAGAGCACCCTTGGTGCCGTCGATGGTCGCGATCTTGACGTCCGTGCCAGGCTTGAGGCCGGCGGCGGAGACGGCCTGCGCCGCACCGATGCCCATCTCGTCGTTCTGCGCGAAGATGAACTGGATGCCGTTGTTGTTGGCCTTCAGCGCGGTCTCGACGACCGACTTGCCCTCGTCCGTCTTCCAGTTGGCGGTCTGCGCGCCGACCTTGTTCCAGCCCGCCTTGCCGGCGATGGCCGAGTCGAAGCCCTGGTTGCGCTCGTTGACGACCGACAGACCGGGGACACCCTCGAGCACGAAGTAGTTCGCGCCCTGCGGGAAGGTCGTGGCTGCCCACTGGCCGACCGAGGTGGCCACCTGGACGTTGTCGGGCGCGATGCGGGTGACGTAGAGGTCGCTGTCCGCGTCGACGCCGCGGTCGAGCAGGATCACGGGGATGTTGGCTTCCTTGGCCTTCTTCAGCTGGTCCTGCCAGCCCGAGGCCTCCGTGGCCGTGAGCAGGATGACGTCGACCTCGTCGTTGACGAAGGTCGAGAACGCGTCCAGCTGCGACTTCTGGTCGCTCGGGCTCGCGGCCGGAGCGTACTTGAGGTCGAAGCCGGCCTCCTTGGTGAACGCGTCCTTGATCGCCTGCTCGTTGGCGTTGCGCCAGCCGCCCTCGGGGCCGACCGCGACGAAGCCGACGGTGACCGTCTTGCCGTCCTTGCCGGCGTCGCCGGACGATGCCGGCTCGCCCGAACCCGACGAGCATGCCGTGAGCGTCAGGGCGCCGACCGCTGCGAGACCGACCAGTCCCAGGAACCTCTTGTTGTGTCCCATCTCTTCTCCTCCTTGAGATACTCCCGACGCCGTTCGTCGATGAGATCGAATTTCCGGTCGCCTACCGAGGCCACCGAAGGGTGCAGTTAGATTGTGCGCGCTAACACTTCAGATAGCAAGCAAAACTTTCCGACTCGTTACCATCTTGTTACCGCGCACATTTGTGACGGCGCGAGGCGTTCGCGCCATGGGTCAGCGGCGCGGCGGCGCCGTCGAGGCGCGCACGACCAGGACGGGCTCGATCACGTCGTGATGGACGTCACCGTCTCCCCCGATCGCCGCGAGAATCTGCCTCAGAGCGAGCTCGCCGAGCGCCGAGAAATCCTGCTGCACCGTCGTCAGCGGGGGCAGGAAGTGGCGCGAATCGGGCAGATCGTCGACGCCGATGACACTGATGTCCTGCGGAATGCGCAAGCCGCGCTCGGCGAGCCCGTGCATGAGGCCGAGCGCCATCTGGTCGTTCGCGGCGAAGACGGCGGTCGCATCGCCGAAATCATGCGTCCGCCCGTACTCGTAGCCGAAGTCCGAGGTCCAGTCCCCCACCACGGGAGCGATGACGTCGAGACCTGCCAGCGCGAGGGCATCCGCCCACCCCTGCTGACGCTCACGCGCGTCGTACCAGTCCTGGGGTCCCGCGAGATGAAGGATCCTGCGGTGGCCGATGCCGATCAGATAGGTGACCGCCTCGACAGCGCCGGCGCGCTGATCCACGGCGATCGTGTGCCACACGGGGTCGGGCTCGGCCTTGATCACGATGGTGGGCAGTCCTCGGTCGTGCTCGCGGAGGACCCGCAGCGAGGATGCCCGGGGCGCAATGACGCAGAGCGCCTCCACACCTTCGGTGGCGAGTTCCATCAGGCCGTCGTCCATCTGGGACTGGGCGCCGTCGGAGACCGAGAACGCGCTCACCCCGTAACCCTGATGACGGGCCGCGCTCTCGAGGGCGCGCAGAGTGCTGTTCGGTCCGTACTCCACAGGGCCGTCCACGAGCACACCGATGCGCATGGCGCGGCGGGTCGCGAGCGCCCGCGCGATCGAGCTGCGCGTGTAGTTCATGTCCTCGATCGCGCGGAGCACGCGCTCACGCGTCGAGTCTCGGATGTTGGGGTGACCGTTGAGCACACGGGAGACCGTCATGTGCGACACGCCCGCCTGCTTCGCGACGTCGTAAATGCTGGGCCTCTGCCAGCCTCGCGTCGCCTGATCGGTCATCCAACCCCGTTTCGTCGAGACCCATGGTAGCCCCGGACGACAGCGACACCCGCAATGACGAGCGCTGCACCCGCCGCCAACAGCATCCACGCCGGCTCGCCTCCGGTCACCGGAAGCGCCCCCGAGCAGCCGGTACCGCAGGGCACCGGCAGAATGTCGACGAAGACGCGGACGCCCTCGCTGTTGTACTCGGTGGTGTCCGCGGCAGCGGTGAGCCAGGTCATGATGATGTCTCCTGTTCGGCAGTGCGGCGCCCCTCTTCACGGGCGCGATCGAGCATGGCGGTCAATCGGCGTCGCGAGCGGCGACGCGATCCGACCAGTGCCCAGACGACGAGCGCGAGTCCGACGAGGACAGCGATCTGAGGCCAGGGCACCGCGATGACCGACGATGTCCAGCTCGCCGGGGCGACCTCGGGGCGCTGCCCGTCGAAGGTCACCGCCGTCGGCTGGAGCGTCACCGCGACCGGGACCGAGAACAACGGCCAGGCCCCGGGAACGGAGACGCTGAGAGTGCGGTGGTCGCCGGGGAGGAGTTCGGGCGCCGACTCCCCCTCGGCGGGGAAGGATATGGATTGCCCGCCCGCCTCGACCGTGCCGGCGACGAGGATCCGGGCGTTCCCGGTGTTCTGGACGTCGAACGACACCGTGACCGACCCTGGGCGGAAGGGGTTCCACGACATCTCGTA
This genomic interval carries:
- a CDS encoding ABC transporter substrate-binding protein → MGHNKRFLGLVGLAAVGALTLTACSSGSGEPASSGDAGKDGKTVTVGFVAVGPEGGWRNANEQAIKDAFTKEAGFDLKYAPAASPSDQKSQLDAFSTFVNDEVDVILLTATEASGWQDQLKKAKEANIPVILLDRGVDADSDLYVTRIAPDNVQVATSVGQWAATTFPQGANYFVLEGVPGLSVVNERNQGFDSAIAGKAGWNKVGAQTANWKTDEGKSVVETALKANNNGIQFIFAQNDEMGIGAAQAVSAAGLKPGTDVKIATIDGTKGALEALSKGDLSFVAQYNPFFGTDAVDAVNKALAGEKVDSTIIVKSATFDSPEAAKKALDSGLGF
- a CDS encoding LPXTG cell wall anchor domain-containing protein; protein product: MTWLTAAADTTEYNSEGVRVFVDILPVPCGTGCSGALPVTGGEPAWMLLAAGAALVIAGVAVVRGYHGSRRNGVG
- a CDS encoding LacI family DNA-binding transcriptional regulator; this translates as MTDQATRGWQRPSIYDVAKQAGVSHMTVSRVLNGHPNIRDSTRERVLRAIEDMNYTRSSIARALATRRAMRIGVLVDGPVEYGPNSTLRALESAARHQGYGVSAFSVSDGAQSQMDDGLMELATEGVEALCVIAPRASSLRVLREHDRGLPTIVIKAEPDPVWHTIAVDQRAGAVEAVTYLIGIGHRRILHLAGPQDWYDARERQQGWADALALAGLDVIAPVVGDWTSDFGYEYGRTHDFGDATAVFAANDQMALGLMHGLAERGLRIPQDISVIGVDDLPDSRHFLPPLTTVQQDFSALGELALRQILAAIGGDGDVHHDVIEPVLVVRASTAPPRR
- a CDS encoding sugar ABC transporter ATP-binding protein, which encodes MANEPLPIVEVRGASITFPGVKALDEVNFRLLPGEVHTLMGENGAGKSTLIKALTGVYQIDSGSILVFGTERRFSGTASAQAAGISTVYQEVNLCTNLTIGENVMLGHETRGLVGINWRKTHARAHEVLADMGLGDLDTRAPLSSISIALQQLVAISRAMVTKSKVLILDEPTSSLDAAEVEMLFGVIRRLRDQGVAILFVSHFLDQVYAISDRITVLRNGGFVGEYLKRDLDRTELISKMIGKDINALRALGSNRQVDERDRTQTPVYAADELGRKGSLTPTDIEIHKGEVVGFAGLLGSGRTELARLIFGADKPDAGTVRLKGKKTTISSPVSGLANHIAYSTENRREDGIVGDLSIRENIMLAVQAQRGWMRRVPARDVDRMVKTYMERFSVRPNDPDRPIRLLSGGNQQKVLLGRWLATDPELLLLDEPTRGIDVGAKADIQETVAELAEGGMSVVFISSELEEVVRLSERILIMKDHQKVGEVVNGPDVTAERIVSIIAADSGEKAEARTDALVDEVEGELE